In Cicer arietinum cultivar CDC Frontier isolate Library 1 chromosome 1, Cicar.CDCFrontier_v2.0, whole genome shotgun sequence, one DNA window encodes the following:
- the LOC101509023 gene encoding protein argonaute PNH1-like isoform X2: MKEPEEHQVKSRPQQKFTQHRRRNNRRRSQNKTDKLQETGHDSNKVSYPTCKSIVFPSRPGYGQLGTKCLIKANHFLVDISVSDLSHYNVKIIPEVNSSKTRKAIISELVRIHRNTELGMRLPVFDGGINIYTAGLLPFTYKEFSVILSEDDYVTGGTRVREFKVTIKFATSVSMQQLRELLNGKQVDTPQEALSVFDIVLKELAAKSYISIGRFLYSPDVRKPQQLGGGIESWRGFYQSIRPTQMGLSLNIGMSSMAFIEPQPVIDFVAQILGKDVHSKPLSDADRVKIKKALRGVKVEVTHRGNFRRKYRISGLTSQPTRELIFPLDEQMNMKSVVDYFQEMYGYTIKYSHLPCLQVGSQRKVNYLPMEACKIVRGQRYTKGLNEKQITSLLKFSCQRPREQETDILQTIQQNNYGNDPYAKEFGISIDNKLASVEARILPPPWLKYHDSGREKEYLPQVGQWNMMNKKVINGSTVRYWACINFSRSVQESTACGFCQQLVQMCQISGMEFSKEPVIPVYSARPDQVKKALKYVHTAALNKLDGKELELLIAILPDNNGSLYGDLKRICETDLGLISQCCLAKYVFKINRQYLANVALKINVKMGGRNTVLLDALSWKIPLVSDIPTIIFGADVTHPESGDDTCPSIAAVVASQDWPEVTKYAGLVCAQPHREELIQDLFKSWKDPQRGVVYGGMIRELLLSFKKATGQKPLRIIFYRDGVSEGQFYQVLLYELDAIRKACASLEPSYQPPVTFVVVQKRHHTRLFPNNHDDRNCTDTSGNILPGTVVDSKICHPTEFDFYLCSHAGIQGTSRPAHYHVLWDENNFTADEIQSLTNNLCYTYARCTRSVSVVPPAYYAHLAAYRARFYMEPDHPEIAKLRGARSKDRTVRPLPALKENVKNVMFYC; the protein is encoded by the exons ATGAAGGAGCCAGAGGAGCATCAAGTGAAATCAAGGCCACAACAAAAATTTACACAACATAGAAGGAGGAACAATAGAAGAAGAAGCCAAAACAAGACAGATAAGTTACAAGAAACAGGACATGATTCAAACAAGGTTTCATATCCTACTTGTAAGAGCATTGTGTTTCCTAGTAGGCCTGGTTATGGTCAGCTTGGAACTAAGTGTCTCATCAAAGCCAACCACTTTCTTGTAGATATATCAGTTTCTGACTTAAGCCATTACAAT GTTAAAATAATACCTGAAGTAAATTCTAGTAAAACAAGAAAGGCTATTATATCTGAGCTTGTGAGGATTCATAGGAACACTGAATTGGGCATGAGGCTCCCTGTGTTTGATGGAGGAATAAATATTTACACTGCTGGTTTGCTTCCTTTTACATACAAAGAATTCAGTGTAATTTTGAGTGAGGATGATTATGTTACTGGCGGTACCAG GGTAAGAGAATTTAAGGTGACAATCAAGTTTGCAACTAGTGTTAGCATGCAACAACTTAGGGAACTTCTTAATGGAAAACAAGTGGACACACCACAAGAAGCACTTAGTGTCTTTGACATTGTGTTGAAGGAGCTTGCAGCtaaaag TTACATATCAATTGGGAGGTTTCTCTATTCTCCTGATGTAAGGAAACCGCAGCAACTTGGTGGTGGGATTGAATCATGGCGAGGATTTTACCAGAGTATAAGGCCAACTCAAATGGGATTATCACTTAATATTG GTATGTCATCAATGGCATTTATTGAACCACAACCTGTAATTGACTTTGTTGCTCAAATTCTTGGAAAAGATGTGCACTCAAAACCATTGTCTGATGCAGATCGTGTCAAG ATTAAAAAGGCCCTGAGAGGTGTAAAAGTTGAAGTCACACATAGAGGAAATTTTCGAAGGAAGTACAGAATATCAGGGTTGACTTCACAACCAACAAGGGAGCTTAT TTTTCCACTTGATGAGCAAATGAACATGAAATCAGTAGTTGATTACTTTCAAGAAATGTATggatatacaataaaatattctCATCTACCTTGCCTTCAAGTAGGAAGTCAAAGGAAGGTCAACTATTTGCCCATGGAG GCATGCAAGATAGTTAGGGGCCAGAGATATACAAAAGGGCTGAATGAAAAACAGATAACTTCTCTGCTGAAGTTCTCATGCCAGAGACCACGTGAACAAGAAACAGACATTTTGCAG ACAATTCAACAAAACAATTATGGGAATGATCCCTATGCAAAAGAGTTTGGTATCAGCATAGACAACAAGCTTGCATCAGTGGAGGCTCGGATTCTGCCTCCTCCATGG TTGAAATATCATGACAGTGGAAGAGAGAAAGAATACTTGCCACAAGTTGGTCAATGGAATATGATGAACAAG AAAGTTATAAATGGAAGTACTGTAAGATATTGGGCATGCATCAATTTCTCACGCAGTGTTCAAGAAAGTACAGCTTGTGGGTTTTGCCAACAGTTAGTTCAGATGTGTCAAATTTCAGGCATG GAATTTAGTAAGGAACCTGTGATTCCTGTATATTCAGCAAGACCAGATCAGGTCAAGAAGGCTTTGAAGTATGTACATACAGCTGCTCTAAACAAACTTGATGGGAAAGAGCTAGAGTTGTTGATTGCCATTCTTCCAGACAATAATGGCTCTTTGTATG GTGATCTCAAAAGAATCTGTGAAACAGATCTTGGATTGATTTCTCAATGCTGCCTTGCAAAATATGTATTCAAGATTAATAGACAGTACCTGGCCAATGTGGCACTAAAAATCAATGTCAAg ATGGGAGGAAGAAACACAGTACTTTTGGATGCTCTAAGTTGGAAGATTCCACTAGTTAGTGATATTCCAACAATAATATTTGGAGCTGATGTAACTCACCCAGAATCCGGAGATGATACCTGCCCATCCATTGCTGCT GTTGTAGCCTCCCAGGACTGGCCAGAAGTAACGAAGTATGCAGGATTGGTTTGTGCTCAGCCTCACCGCGAAGAGCTCATCCAAGACCTTTTCAAATCTTGGAAAGATCCACAGAGGGGTGTGGTTTATGGCGGTATGATCAG GGAGCTTTTGCTTTCATTTAAGAAGGCAACCGGACAAAAACCgttgagaataattttttacag GGATGGGGTAAGTGAAGGACAGTTCTACCAAGTTTTGCTATATGAGCTTGATGCCATCCGTAAG GCGTGTGCGTCTTTGGAACCAAGTTACCAACCTCCGGTAACATTTGTTGTGGTTCAAAAACGGCATCACACCAGACTCTTCCCAAACAATCATGATGACAGAAACTGCACTGATACAAGTGGGAATATCTTACCGG GTACTGTGGTGGACTCAAAGATCTGTCATCCTACTGAATTCGATTTCTATTTATGCAGTCATGCAGGAATTCAG GGTACAAGTAGACCAGCACACTATCATGTCCTCTGGGATGAGAACAATTTCACTGCAGATGAGATTCAGTCTTTAACTAACAACTTATGCTACAC CTATGCAAGATGTACGCGGTCTGTTTCTGTAG TGCCTCCAGCATACTATGCTCATTTGGCAGCGTACAGAGCTCGATTCTATATGGAACCCGATCATCCGGAGATTGCTAAACTGCGAGGTGCAAGATCCAAAGATAGGACTGTTAGGCCACTTCCTGCATTGAAAGAAAATGTGAAGAATGTAATGTTTTACTGCTGA
- the LOC101509023 gene encoding protein argonaute PNH1-like isoform X1 — protein sequence MLCYANPCNRYKLPFLPHFLYFSYPSLETSSKTKVQEKMKEPEEHQVKSRPQQKFTQHRRRNNRRRSQNKTDKLQETGHDSNKVSYPTCKSIVFPSRPGYGQLGTKCLIKANHFLVDISVSDLSHYNVKIIPEVNSSKTRKAIISELVRIHRNTELGMRLPVFDGGINIYTAGLLPFTYKEFSVILSEDDYVTGGTRVREFKVTIKFATSVSMQQLRELLNGKQVDTPQEALSVFDIVLKELAAKSYISIGRFLYSPDVRKPQQLGGGIESWRGFYQSIRPTQMGLSLNIGMSSMAFIEPQPVIDFVAQILGKDVHSKPLSDADRVKIKKALRGVKVEVTHRGNFRRKYRISGLTSQPTRELIFPLDEQMNMKSVVDYFQEMYGYTIKYSHLPCLQVGSQRKVNYLPMEACKIVRGQRYTKGLNEKQITSLLKFSCQRPREQETDILQTIQQNNYGNDPYAKEFGISIDNKLASVEARILPPPWLKYHDSGREKEYLPQVGQWNMMNKKVINGSTVRYWACINFSRSVQESTACGFCQQLVQMCQISGMEFSKEPVIPVYSARPDQVKKALKYVHTAALNKLDGKELELLIAILPDNNGSLYGDLKRICETDLGLISQCCLAKYVFKINRQYLANVALKINVKMGGRNTVLLDALSWKIPLVSDIPTIIFGADVTHPESGDDTCPSIAAVVASQDWPEVTKYAGLVCAQPHREELIQDLFKSWKDPQRGVVYGGMIRELLLSFKKATGQKPLRIIFYRDGVSEGQFYQVLLYELDAIRKACASLEPSYQPPVTFVVVQKRHHTRLFPNNHDDRNCTDTSGNILPGTVVDSKICHPTEFDFYLCSHAGIQGTSRPAHYHVLWDENNFTADEIQSLTNNLCYTYARCTRSVSVVPPAYYAHLAAYRARFYMEPDHPEIAKLRGARSKDRTVRPLPALKENVKNVMFYC from the exons ATGTTATGTTATGCCAACCCTTGTAACCGTTACAAACTTCCCTTTCTTCCACACTTCTTGTACTTTTCATACCCTTCCTTGGAAACCAGTTCTAA AACAAAAGTGCAAGAGAAAATGAAGGAGCCAGAGGAGCATCAAGTGAAATCAAGGCCACAACAAAAATTTACACAACATAGAAGGAGGAACAATAGAAGAAGAAGCCAAAACAAGACAGATAAGTTACAAGAAACAGGACATGATTCAAACAAGGTTTCATATCCTACTTGTAAGAGCATTGTGTTTCCTAGTAGGCCTGGTTATGGTCAGCTTGGAACTAAGTGTCTCATCAAAGCCAACCACTTTCTTGTAGATATATCAGTTTCTGACTTAAGCCATTACAAT GTTAAAATAATACCTGAAGTAAATTCTAGTAAAACAAGAAAGGCTATTATATCTGAGCTTGTGAGGATTCATAGGAACACTGAATTGGGCATGAGGCTCCCTGTGTTTGATGGAGGAATAAATATTTACACTGCTGGTTTGCTTCCTTTTACATACAAAGAATTCAGTGTAATTTTGAGTGAGGATGATTATGTTACTGGCGGTACCAG GGTAAGAGAATTTAAGGTGACAATCAAGTTTGCAACTAGTGTTAGCATGCAACAACTTAGGGAACTTCTTAATGGAAAACAAGTGGACACACCACAAGAAGCACTTAGTGTCTTTGACATTGTGTTGAAGGAGCTTGCAGCtaaaag TTACATATCAATTGGGAGGTTTCTCTATTCTCCTGATGTAAGGAAACCGCAGCAACTTGGTGGTGGGATTGAATCATGGCGAGGATTTTACCAGAGTATAAGGCCAACTCAAATGGGATTATCACTTAATATTG GTATGTCATCAATGGCATTTATTGAACCACAACCTGTAATTGACTTTGTTGCTCAAATTCTTGGAAAAGATGTGCACTCAAAACCATTGTCTGATGCAGATCGTGTCAAG ATTAAAAAGGCCCTGAGAGGTGTAAAAGTTGAAGTCACACATAGAGGAAATTTTCGAAGGAAGTACAGAATATCAGGGTTGACTTCACAACCAACAAGGGAGCTTAT TTTTCCACTTGATGAGCAAATGAACATGAAATCAGTAGTTGATTACTTTCAAGAAATGTATggatatacaataaaatattctCATCTACCTTGCCTTCAAGTAGGAAGTCAAAGGAAGGTCAACTATTTGCCCATGGAG GCATGCAAGATAGTTAGGGGCCAGAGATATACAAAAGGGCTGAATGAAAAACAGATAACTTCTCTGCTGAAGTTCTCATGCCAGAGACCACGTGAACAAGAAACAGACATTTTGCAG ACAATTCAACAAAACAATTATGGGAATGATCCCTATGCAAAAGAGTTTGGTATCAGCATAGACAACAAGCTTGCATCAGTGGAGGCTCGGATTCTGCCTCCTCCATGG TTGAAATATCATGACAGTGGAAGAGAGAAAGAATACTTGCCACAAGTTGGTCAATGGAATATGATGAACAAG AAAGTTATAAATGGAAGTACTGTAAGATATTGGGCATGCATCAATTTCTCACGCAGTGTTCAAGAAAGTACAGCTTGTGGGTTTTGCCAACAGTTAGTTCAGATGTGTCAAATTTCAGGCATG GAATTTAGTAAGGAACCTGTGATTCCTGTATATTCAGCAAGACCAGATCAGGTCAAGAAGGCTTTGAAGTATGTACATACAGCTGCTCTAAACAAACTTGATGGGAAAGAGCTAGAGTTGTTGATTGCCATTCTTCCAGACAATAATGGCTCTTTGTATG GTGATCTCAAAAGAATCTGTGAAACAGATCTTGGATTGATTTCTCAATGCTGCCTTGCAAAATATGTATTCAAGATTAATAGACAGTACCTGGCCAATGTGGCACTAAAAATCAATGTCAAg ATGGGAGGAAGAAACACAGTACTTTTGGATGCTCTAAGTTGGAAGATTCCACTAGTTAGTGATATTCCAACAATAATATTTGGAGCTGATGTAACTCACCCAGAATCCGGAGATGATACCTGCCCATCCATTGCTGCT GTTGTAGCCTCCCAGGACTGGCCAGAAGTAACGAAGTATGCAGGATTGGTTTGTGCTCAGCCTCACCGCGAAGAGCTCATCCAAGACCTTTTCAAATCTTGGAAAGATCCACAGAGGGGTGTGGTTTATGGCGGTATGATCAG GGAGCTTTTGCTTTCATTTAAGAAGGCAACCGGACAAAAACCgttgagaataattttttacag GGATGGGGTAAGTGAAGGACAGTTCTACCAAGTTTTGCTATATGAGCTTGATGCCATCCGTAAG GCGTGTGCGTCTTTGGAACCAAGTTACCAACCTCCGGTAACATTTGTTGTGGTTCAAAAACGGCATCACACCAGACTCTTCCCAAACAATCATGATGACAGAAACTGCACTGATACAAGTGGGAATATCTTACCGG GTACTGTGGTGGACTCAAAGATCTGTCATCCTACTGAATTCGATTTCTATTTATGCAGTCATGCAGGAATTCAG GGTACAAGTAGACCAGCACACTATCATGTCCTCTGGGATGAGAACAATTTCACTGCAGATGAGATTCAGTCTTTAACTAACAACTTATGCTACAC CTATGCAAGATGTACGCGGTCTGTTTCTGTAG TGCCTCCAGCATACTATGCTCATTTGGCAGCGTACAGAGCTCGATTCTATATGGAACCCGATCATCCGGAGATTGCTAAACTGCGAGGTGCAAGATCCAAAGATAGGACTGTTAGGCCACTTCCTGCATTGAAAGAAAATGTGAAGAATGTAATGTTTTACTGCTGA
- the LOC105852965 gene encoding uncharacterized protein, with the protein MDPSIKVKVIIAQIQALYNYTISYRKAWLGKNKAIEQIYGNWEESYNQLPRWLLVMRTFAPGTIIKMETIPAYNEHGLINGMTIFHRLFWAYVPCISAFKFCKPIVQVDGTWLYGKYKGTLLVAVAQDGNDNIIPIAYALVEGETKEAWGFFFRNLRSHVTPQANICLISDRHESIKSAYNNLNNGWQHPPSKHVFCVRHIAQNFAREFKDNALKNKVISMGYSMNESTYRYYRREIGIVNPEALKWLDNIPRQDWIQAFDGGSRWGQMTTNLVKSMNVVLKEPRNLPITALVQSTYYKTGTLFPTMAKQHASILASGQIYTEKCMTFMKSEIRKSNSHRVDCFDRSNHTFMVHETVVPKEGRPIGHFSINLPNKWCDCGKYQAKHMPCSHVIAACSSIKYDYWSLISEVYKVETVLKVYSEAFQPIPNEGYWPQYEGVKVCHNPLMRRVKKGRPKTKRIRTEMDTTDRVPRKCGLCRVSGHTKKHCPNAAGTSTQN; encoded by the exons atggacccttcaatcaaagtgaagGTCATTATTGCTCAGATTCAGGCTTTGTATAACTACACAATTAGTTATAGAAAAGCTTGGTTGGGAAAAAATAAGGCAATCGAACAAATTTATGGCAATTGGGAagagtcttacaatcaactTCCACGATGGTTATTAGTTATGCGAACGTTTGCTCCAGGAACCATTATTAAAATGGAAACAATCCCAGCTTATAATGAACATGGTTTGATAAATGGGATGACAATCtttcatagactattttgggCTTACGTTCCATGCATATCTGCGtttaaattttgcaaaccaATTGTGCAAGTTGATGGAACTTGGTTATACGGAAAATATAAGGGAACTCTATTGGTAGCAGTTGCACAGGATGGGAACGACAATATCATTCCAATTGCTTATGctcttgtggaaggtgagacaaaagAGGCTTGGGggtttttttttagaaatttgagaTCACACGTCACTCCACAagccaacatttgtttgatttcagatagacacgaatCTATCAAAAGTGCTTACAATAATCTCAATAATGGGTGGCAACATCCTCCGTCAAAGCATGTGTTTTGCGTCCGACATATTGCACAAAATTTTGCAAGGGAATTTAAGGATAATGCTTTGAAGAACAAGGTTATTTCTATGG GTTACTCAATGAATGAGTctacatatcgatactaccGCAGAGAAATTGGCATCGTAAACCCAGaagctttgaaatggttagacaatATACCGCGacaagattggattcaagcatTTGATGGAGGTAGTCGTTGGGGTCAGATGACCACCAACCTTGTGAAGTCGATGAACGTAGTATTAAAAGAACCACGCAACCTTCCCATCACtgctttggtccaatcaacatattataaaacaggTACACTATTTCCAACCATGGCAAAACAACAcgcatcaattttagcttctggtcAGATATACACAGAAAAATGCATGACTTTTATGAAATCGGAAATACGTAAATCAAATAGTCATAGAGTCGATTGTTTTGATCGAAGCAACCACACTTTCATGGTCCACGAGACAGTAGTTCCAAAAGAagggcgaccaattggtcatttcagtATAAATCTTCCCAACAAGTGGTGCGATTGTGGaaaatatcaagctaaacatatgcctTGTTCACATGTGATAGCAGCATGTTCTAGCATCAAATATGATTATTGGAGCCTTATATCCGAAGTGTACAAGGTGGAAACAGTACTTAAAGTCTACAGTGAAGCGTTTCAACCGATACCAAACGAAGGATATTGGCCAcaatatgaaggtgttaaggtgtgtcacaatccactaatgcgAAGAGTCAAGAAAGGTCGCCCAAAGACCAAGCGCATTAGAACAGAAATGGACACTACGGATAGAGTCCCAAGAAAGTGCGGATTATGTCGGGTATCTGGTCATACTAAGAAACATTGTCCAAACGCTGctggcacatctactcaaaattga